One segment of Nocardioides sp. QY071 DNA contains the following:
- a CDS encoding GNAT family N-acetyltransferase: MTRLRPARAGEAALLSDLALRSKGHWGYDAAFLEACRDELTMRDEELAARRTVVAELTDSRGGRVVGFRTLEGEPPVGVLGMMFVDPDAIGRGVGGALARHLIEEARATGFTRLTIDADPNAEAFYLAQGAVRVGATPSGSIAGRVLPQLELDLSGPVVS; this comes from the coding sequence GTGACGCGGCTCAGGCCGGCCCGAGCGGGCGAGGCCGCCCTGCTGTCGGACCTCGCGCTGCGGTCGAAGGGCCATTGGGGCTACGACGCAGCCTTCCTCGAGGCCTGCCGCGACGAGCTGACGATGCGCGACGAAGAGCTCGCCGCGCGTCGTACCGTCGTCGCGGAGCTGACCGACAGCCGGGGCGGCCGGGTCGTCGGCTTCCGCACCCTCGAGGGCGAGCCGCCGGTGGGGGTGCTCGGGATGATGTTCGTCGACCCGGACGCGATCGGCCGCGGCGTCGGCGGCGCGCTGGCCCGCCACCTGATCGAGGAGGCTCGCGCCACCGGCTTCACCCGGCTCACCATCGACGCCGACCCCAACGCGGAGGCGTTCTACCTCGCCCAGGGCGCGGTCCGGGTCGGCGCGACGCCGTCGGGCTCGATCGCCGGCCGGGTGCTCCCGCAGCTGGAGCTCGATCTCTCAGGCCCGGTGGTCTCGTGA
- a CDS encoding oxygenase MpaB family protein, which translates to MAILKRSREITPAEDYGFFGPESVAWKVWGYPTSLTIGFSRAVVAEELDPNLVASVDRTQDIYRRPKTRYDRTIHYFALVAFGGSRATARAADVLVKVHSKAIGTEPYGGGQYDANDPDSQLWILVTGWHSVLKAYEMYGPGRLSEAEEAQYWEECARAAELQTCSPDDVPRSRAELHSYYERMRPVMSGSPIAQRAMKHLMDIDQLVEVPLVLRPAQWVVGRFFRAGVIATLPHWMREMGEVTQPRFMDVLARPVLRATFAAISVSKRLQLRILGLLSPSTVPVVAPVLLGVAPVTPELLTPVQAQERYGYDRPAQAHLAWRAKQRQSVFGRGEAPSDAGLVESEAVLGRLA; encoded by the coding sequence ATGGCGATCCTGAAACGCTCCCGTGAGATCACGCCCGCCGAGGACTACGGCTTCTTCGGCCCCGAGTCCGTGGCCTGGAAGGTCTGGGGCTACCCGACCTCGCTGACCATCGGCTTCAGCCGGGCGGTCGTCGCCGAGGAGCTCGACCCCAACCTGGTGGCCTCGGTCGACCGGACCCAGGACATCTACAGGCGGCCGAAGACCCGCTACGACCGCACCATCCACTACTTCGCGCTGGTCGCCTTCGGCGGCAGCCGGGCCACGGCCCGCGCCGCAGACGTGCTGGTCAAGGTGCACAGCAAGGCGATCGGCACCGAGCCCTACGGCGGTGGGCAGTACGACGCCAACGACCCCGACTCGCAGCTGTGGATCCTCGTCACCGGTTGGCACTCGGTGCTCAAGGCGTACGAGATGTACGGGCCGGGGCGACTGTCCGAGGCCGAGGAGGCGCAGTACTGGGAGGAGTGCGCGCGGGCCGCCGAGCTGCAGACCTGCTCGCCCGACGACGTACCGCGCTCGCGCGCCGAGCTGCACTCCTACTACGAGCGGATGCGGCCGGTGATGTCCGGCTCGCCCATCGCGCAGCGGGCGATGAAGCACCTGATGGACATCGACCAGCTCGTCGAGGTGCCGCTCGTGCTGCGCCCGGCGCAGTGGGTCGTCGGGCGGTTCTTCCGCGCCGGCGTGATCGCGACGTTGCCGCACTGGATGCGGGAGATGGGCGAGGTGACCCAGCCGCGGTTCATGGACGTGTTGGCGCGGCCGGTGCTGCGCGCGACCTTCGCCGCGATCTCGGTGAGCAAGCGGCTCCAGCTGCGCATCCTCGGGCTGCTCTCGCCCAGCACCGTCCCGGTGGTCGCGCCGGTCCTGCTCGGCGTGGCCCCGGTGACCCCGGAGCTGCTGACGCCGGTGCAGGCCCAGGAGCGCTACGGGTACGACCGGCCGGCCCAGGCGCACCTGGCCTGGCGCGCCAAGCAGCGCCAGTCGGTGTTCGGGCGGGGCGAGGCGCCCAGCGACGCCGGGCTCGTCGAGTCCGAGGCCGTGCTGGGCCGCCTGGCCTGA
- a CDS encoding ABC transporter ATP-binding protein encodes MSLRLENITVAVPDGTTRRVLLDRLDLEVQPGETVAVTGASGSGKSTLVAVAGLLRAPDEGRVLLGGSDASALSDRGRVRLRRDQVGIVFQSPNLLPALTAREQVEIVAHIAGSLDSAAKARAVDLLARVGLADRLDARPAELSGGERQRVGIARALMNEPSVVLADEPTASLDPERGQAVLDLLLDEARRVGAATVVVTHDPDQAARADRHLHLSQGVVRVESRT; translated from the coding sequence ATGTCCCTGCGCCTGGAGAACATCACCGTCGCCGTCCCGGACGGCACCACACGCCGCGTCCTCCTCGACCGGCTCGACCTCGAGGTCCAGCCGGGCGAGACCGTCGCGGTCACCGGCGCCTCGGGCTCCGGCAAGTCGACCCTCGTCGCGGTGGCCGGCCTGCTCCGCGCCCCCGACGAGGGCCGGGTGCTGCTCGGTGGCAGCGACGCGAGCGCGCTCTCCGACCGCGGCCGGGTCCGGCTGCGCCGCGACCAGGTCGGGATCGTTTTCCAGTCGCCCAACCTGCTGCCTGCACTCACCGCCCGCGAGCAGGTCGAGATCGTCGCCCACATCGCCGGCAGCCTCGACAGCGCCGCCAAGGCCCGTGCGGTCGACCTGCTCGCCCGCGTCGGCCTGGCCGACCGCCTCGACGCCCGGCCCGCCGAGCTGTCCGGCGGCGAGCGCCAGCGAGTCGGCATCGCTCGCGCGCTGATGAACGAGCCGAGCGTCGTGCTCGCCGACGAGCCGACCGCCTCGCTCGACCCCGAGCGGGGTCAGGCCGTGCTCGACCTGCTCCTCGACGAGGCCCGGCGCGTCGGCGCCGCTACCGTGGTGGTCACCCACGACCCGGACCAGGCCGCCCGGGCGGACCGCCACCTGCACCTCAGCCAGGGTGTGGTCCGGGTGGAGAGCAGGACCTGA
- a CDS encoding GNAT family N-acetyltransferase gives MTVRLAAPADAFVVGGLLFDFNTEFASPTPSAADFGDRFATLLTRPDVLVVLAEDPATGDATGFGYLTLRPTPYGDGPLAQLEELYVVPPLRDRGIGTALLTRAVAEVEQRGAIEVHINVDEVDTETRRFYERHGFTNIEPGADYRMLCYLRELT, from the coding sequence GTGACGGTCCGGCTCGCGGCTCCCGCCGACGCCTTCGTGGTCGGCGGCCTGCTGTTCGACTTCAACACCGAGTTCGCGTCGCCGACGCCGAGCGCGGCCGACTTCGGCGACCGCTTCGCCACCCTGCTGACGCGACCCGACGTCCTCGTCGTGCTCGCCGAGGACCCGGCCACCGGCGACGCGACCGGGTTCGGCTACCTCACTCTGCGTCCCACGCCGTACGGCGACGGCCCGCTCGCCCAGCTCGAGGAGCTCTACGTCGTCCCGCCACTGCGTGACCGGGGCATCGGCACCGCCCTGCTGACCCGCGCGGTCGCCGAGGTCGAGCAGCGCGGCGCGATCGAGGTGCACATCAACGTCGACGAGGTCGACACCGAAACCCGGCGGTTCTACGAGCGGCACGGGTTCACGAACATCGAGCCCGGCGCGGACTACCGCATGCTCTGCTACCTCCGCGAGCTGACGTGA
- a CDS encoding TetR/AcrR family transcriptional regulator: MSETARKRRPYAARVPMAERREQLLDAALTIIDRDGYDGVSIDAIAREVGVTRPVVYGAFDGLGPLLTALLDRQQQRAITQLYGALPLAALAGTPLAIVEQGIPALHAMVLADPLTWRAILQSPGNVPDPVRERIEGDRGRVLGTIRMMVAAVLPGADAEVLAHAILALLEHFGQQVLADPERFTAERLTAAARAMIGAWLP; this comes from the coding sequence ATGTCCGAGACCGCCCGCAAGCGCCGCCCGTACGCCGCGCGCGTGCCGATGGCCGAGCGCCGCGAGCAGCTCCTCGACGCCGCCCTGACGATCATCGACCGCGACGGGTACGACGGCGTCTCGATCGACGCCATCGCCCGCGAGGTCGGGGTCACCCGGCCGGTGGTGTACGGCGCCTTCGACGGGCTCGGCCCGCTGCTGACCGCGCTCCTCGACCGGCAGCAGCAGCGCGCGATCACCCAGCTCTACGGCGCCCTCCCGCTCGCCGCACTGGCCGGCACCCCGCTCGCGATCGTCGAGCAGGGCATCCCGGCGCTGCACGCGATGGTGCTGGCGGACCCGCTCACCTGGCGCGCGATCCTCCAGTCGCCGGGCAACGTCCCGGACCCGGTGCGCGAACGGATCGAGGGCGACCGCGGCCGGGTGCTGGGCACGATCCGGATGATGGTCGCCGCGGTCCTGCCGGGCGCGGACGCGGAGGTGCTCGCCCACGCGATCCTCGCGCTGCTGGAGCACTTCGGCCAACAGGTGCTCGCCGACCCGGAGCGGTTCACAGCCGAGCGACTCACTGCGGCCGCCCGGGCGATGATCGGGGCGTGGCTCCCGTGA
- a CDS encoding helix-turn-helix domain-containing protein, whose product MRWTPDGPLDVVEPAALRDVRGFAPSLRRYAPPPSLADAVRRFWVPVWSLPPGETSVQRVLQYPVCQVVVGPDGAQLVGPHAGLSTEELSGSGWVVGAMMQPAAGLALVGGPVAELTNQRRPLASVAGLDAAGLVGAVAEALGDDPAEVARQQEACALVAEALAVLVPVDDEGRLVNAIVEYIEGEREVQRVSQVCEKFDIGERTLQRLTRRRIGLSPKWLVQRRRLHDAADLLRAGERVDLARVAVELGYADQAHLTRDFRAVTGVTPGEFSAEPAPEVEEVAQRPSRDHRA is encoded by the coding sequence ATGCGCTGGACGCCCGACGGACCGCTCGACGTCGTCGAGCCCGCAGCCCTGCGCGACGTTCGCGGGTTCGCCCCGTCGCTGCGGCGCTACGCCCCGCCGCCGTCCCTGGCCGACGCCGTACGCCGGTTCTGGGTGCCGGTCTGGTCGCTGCCGCCGGGCGAGACCTCGGTGCAGCGGGTGTTGCAGTACCCGGTGTGCCAGGTCGTCGTCGGCCCGGACGGCGCGCAGCTGGTCGGCCCGCACGCCGGGCTGAGCACCGAGGAGCTCAGCGGGTCCGGCTGGGTGGTCGGCGCCATGATGCAGCCGGCCGCCGGGCTGGCGCTGGTCGGCGGGCCGGTGGCGGAGCTGACCAACCAGCGTCGCCCGCTGGCGTCCGTCGCCGGTCTGGACGCGGCGGGCCTGGTCGGCGCGGTGGCGGAGGCGCTCGGGGACGATCCCGCCGAGGTCGCCCGCCAGCAGGAGGCGTGCGCGCTGGTGGCCGAGGCGCTCGCCGTACTCGTGCCGGTCGACGACGAGGGGCGGCTGGTCAACGCGATCGTCGAGTACATCGAGGGCGAGCGCGAGGTGCAGCGGGTCTCCCAGGTGTGCGAGAAGTTCGACATCGGCGAGCGGACCCTGCAGCGGCTGACCCGGCGCCGGATCGGGCTCTCGCCGAAGTGGCTGGTGCAGCGCCGCCGGCTGCACGACGCGGCGGACCTGCTGCGCGCCGGCGAGCGGGTCGACCTGGCGCGGGTGGCCGTCGAGCTGGGGTACGCCGACCAGGCCCACCTCACGCGGGACTTCCGCGCGGTCACCGGCGTCACGCCGGGGGAGTTCAGCGCGGAGCCGGCGCCGGAGGTCGAGGAGGTCGCGCAGCGACCGTCACGAGACCACCGGGCCTGA
- a CDS encoding VOC family protein, which yields MTSPVTELIAFTIDSADAAALARFYAELTGGEVTGDYPEYGYASASVLGATFNFQTVQDFSRPQWPGQAHPQQFHLDFRVPDLEAATAHARSLGASVAETQPAAEVGGAWRVMLDPDGHPFCLCPPQEA from the coding sequence ATGACTTCTCCCGTGACCGAGCTCATCGCCTTCACCATCGACTCCGCCGATGCCGCGGCGCTGGCCCGCTTCTACGCCGAGCTGACCGGCGGCGAGGTGACCGGCGACTACCCGGAGTACGGGTACGCGTCGGCCTCCGTCCTGGGCGCGACCTTCAACTTCCAGACCGTGCAGGACTTCTCCCGCCCGCAGTGGCCCGGCCAGGCGCACCCGCAGCAGTTCCACCTCGACTTCCGGGTGCCCGACCTCGAGGCGGCGACCGCGCACGCCCGCTCGCTCGGCGCGAGCGTGGCCGAGACCCAGCCGGCCGCGGAGGTGGGTGGCGCGTGGCGGGTCATGCTCGACCCCGACGGCCACCCGTTCTGCCTGTGCCCGCCGCAGGAGGCCTGA
- a CDS encoding ABC transporter permease, whose product MYLALRELRVARGRFVLVGSVIALVAMLATMLSGLANGLVDDGISGLRRLHMTHLAFQSGAEETFSRSTLNDEDLQRWSGVDGIEASPLGVSFVNARTEGGTTVDIALFGVPAGSFLAPRHDAEEALAGPPGLVLSHEFEEQGIEVGDELTIVGVDELVPVLGFTYAGSYGHVEIAFTGLETWQSLLYGDNARGRFSAIALKGDPDAVAAAAARIDADAGTATVTKEQAYAGSPGYAGETQTMSMIQWFLLVISALIVGAFFVVWTMQRARQIALLKALGASRAYVARDAVGQLVVVLLGATALGGLVAFGVGALIGNTAVPFRLAAGPALTALGLLVVAGLLGCLAGIRHVVSVDPAMALRSAD is encoded by the coding sequence ATGTACCTCGCGCTGAGGGAGCTGCGTGTCGCTCGGGGGCGGTTCGTCCTCGTCGGGTCGGTGATCGCCCTCGTGGCGATGCTGGCGACCATGCTGTCCGGCCTGGCCAACGGGCTCGTCGACGACGGCATCTCCGGCCTGCGCCGCCTGCACATGACCCACCTGGCGTTCCAGTCAGGCGCGGAGGAGACCTTCAGCCGCTCCACGCTCAACGACGAGGACCTCCAGCGGTGGTCGGGCGTCGACGGCATCGAGGCCTCGCCGCTCGGCGTCTCCTTCGTGAACGCCCGCACCGAGGGCGGTACGACGGTCGACATCGCGCTGTTCGGCGTACCCGCCGGCTCCTTCCTCGCCCCACGCCACGACGCCGAGGAGGCGCTCGCCGGACCACCGGGGCTGGTGCTCAGCCACGAGTTCGAGGAGCAGGGGATCGAGGTCGGTGACGAGCTGACCATCGTCGGCGTCGACGAGCTGGTCCCGGTCCTCGGCTTCACCTACGCCGGCTCGTACGGCCACGTCGAGATCGCCTTCACCGGCCTCGAGACCTGGCAGTCGCTGCTGTACGGCGACAACGCCCGCGGCCGCTTCTCCGCGATCGCGCTGAAGGGCGACCCCGACGCGGTCGCGGCCGCGGCCGCGCGGATCGACGCCGACGCCGGCACCGCGACCGTCACCAAGGAGCAGGCCTACGCCGGCTCGCCCGGCTACGCCGGTGAGACCCAGACCATGTCGATGATCCAGTGGTTCCTGCTCGTCATCTCCGCGCTCATCGTCGGCGCCTTCTTCGTGGTGTGGACCATGCAGCGGGCCCGCCAGATCGCGCTGCTCAAGGCTCTCGGCGCCTCGCGTGCGTACGTGGCCCGTGATGCCGTCGGGCAGCTGGTCGTCGTGCTCCTCGGCGCCACGGCGCTGGGCGGGCTGGTCGCGTTCGGCGTCGGTGCGCTCATCGGCAACACCGCCGTGCCTTTCCGGCTCGCGGCCGGACCTGCCCTGACCGCCCTCGGGCTGCTGGTCGTCGCCGGCCTGCTCGGCTGTCTTGCCGGAATCCGGCACGTGGTGTCCGTCGACCCCGCCATGGCGCTGCGCAGCGCCGACTGA